A single genomic interval of Acidovorax sp. 1608163 harbors:
- a CDS encoding DUF2946 family protein, which produces MPLPRTFFLLRLVRLWVLAWFVASIGVAVASPLVHPQSLEVICSGSGAIKWLVQTDDGAVEMGATGMDCPLCVQANGAPPPAPGLPPLPTSPLAHAVQPVPAARIAAATAAPLPARGPPSFL; this is translated from the coding sequence ATGCCACTGCCACGCACCTTCTTCCTCTTGCGCCTTGTGCGCCTGTGGGTGCTGGCGTGGTTCGTTGCCTCCATCGGCGTGGCGGTGGCATCGCCGCTGGTGCATCCGCAGTCGCTCGAGGTCATTTGTTCGGGCTCGGGCGCCATCAAATGGCTGGTGCAAACCGACGACGGTGCCGTAGAGATGGGCGCCACGGGCATGGACTGCCCTTTGTGCGTGCAGGCCAACGGGGCACCGCCCCCGGCCCCTGGCCTGCCCCCATTGCCCACCAGCCCGCTGGCCCACGCAGTGCAACCGGTGCCTGCAGCGCGCATCGCCGCAGCCACTGCGGCGCCGCTGCCAGCGCGCGGCCCGCCTTCCTTCCTCTGA
- a CDS encoding iron ABC transporter permease yields the protein MAAAFSPRFHRLFALRRSPFALSSLALILLAGVLALPVLAVLASWLPWGQGDAQAGSILREMAATVLPGYVVTTLWLSVMVALGAAVVGTGAAAAVTLFDFPGRRTFEWLLLLPLAMPAYVTAYAYTDFLQFSGPLQVGLRNAFGLEGRLLPEVRSLGGAVWVFIFALYPYVYLLARTALGERAAQLMEAARLLGAPLPRRIRAVALPLARPAVAAGVALVLMETLADFGVASYFGIQTFTTGIYKAWLSMDNRLAAAQLATMLLVVVLALLHLEHRAQKRMRFAAGGVGRAGSSEAQPLVLRGGSRVLAWVVCVVPVLMGFVAPIVFMLRPLAADWSVLPWDRFVEWAWHSVRLGGITSAIAVALALVLAFAVRRRPDGVTRGVVQLASLGYAVPGAVIVVGLLLPVGWLQAAAPQWGIGALVTATAVGIVWAYLVRFCAVALQSVQSGYARIPASLDDSARMLGMGSVGLMARVHWPLLRRSTAAAALLVFVDVMKELPATMVLRPFNSDTLAVVAYQLARDERLGEAALPSLALVAVGLVPVILLSRTLRSKG from the coding sequence ATGGCCGCTGCCTTCTCACCTCGTTTCCACAGATTGTTTGCTTTGCGCCGCAGCCCCTTTGCTTTAAGTTCCCTGGCTTTGATCCTGCTCGCTGGCGTGCTCGCCTTGCCGGTGCTGGCTGTTTTGGCATCCTGGTTGCCTTGGGGGCAAGGCGATGCCCAGGCGGGCAGCATCCTGCGCGAAATGGCCGCCACCGTGTTGCCGGGCTATGTTGTCACCACGCTGTGGCTGAGTGTGATGGTCGCCCTGGGCGCGGCCGTGGTGGGCACGGGCGCCGCGGCGGCGGTGACGCTGTTTGATTTTCCCGGGCGCCGCACTTTTGAATGGCTGCTGCTGCTGCCCTTGGCCATGCCGGCCTATGTCACGGCCTATGCGTACACCGACTTTCTGCAGTTCAGCGGCCCGCTGCAGGTGGGCCTGCGCAACGCCTTTGGGCTGGAGGGGCGCCTGCTGCCCGAGGTGCGCAGCCTGGGCGGCGCGGTGTGGGTGTTCATCTTCGCTCTGTATCCCTATGTGTACTTGCTGGCGCGCACGGCGTTGGGTGAGCGCGCTGCGCAGCTCATGGAGGCGGCCCGCCTGCTGGGCGCGCCGCTGCCGCGCCGCATCCGCGCTGTGGCCCTGCCCCTGGCCCGCCCGGCGGTGGCGGCGGGGGTGGCACTGGTGCTGATGGAAACCCTGGCCGACTTTGGCGTGGCCAGCTACTTCGGCATCCAAACCTTCACCACCGGCATCTACAAAGCCTGGCTGTCGATGGACAACCGCCTGGCAGCCGCGCAGCTGGCCACCATGCTGCTGGTGGTGGTGCTGGCCCTGCTGCACCTGGAGCACCGGGCCCAAAAGCGCATGCGCTTTGCCGCCGGAGGTGTGGGGCGTGCTGGCTCGTCCGAGGCGCAGCCGCTGGTGCTGCGCGGCGGCTCGCGCGTGCTGGCCTGGGTGGTGTGCGTGGTGCCTGTGCTCATGGGTTTTGTGGCACCCATCGTGTTCATGCTGCGCCCGCTGGCGGCCGATTGGTCGGTGCTGCCGTGGGACCGGTTTGTGGAGTGGGCCTGGCACAGCGTGCGCCTGGGGGGCATCACGTCTGCCATCGCCGTGGCCCTGGCCCTGGTGCTGGCCTTTGCCGTGCGCCGCCGCCCCGATGGAGTGACGCGTGGCGTGGTGCAGCTGGCCAGCCTGGGTTATGCCGTGCCGGGCGCTGTGATTGTGGTGGGCTTGCTGCTGCCCGTGGGCTGGCTGCAGGCGGCGGCGCCGCAGTGGGGCATTGGTGCCCTGGTCACGGCCACGGCGGTGGGCATCGTGTGGGCGTACCTGGTGCGCTTTTGTGCGGTGGCGCTGCAGTCGGTGCAAAGCGGCTATGCGCGCATACCGGCCAGCTTGGACGACTCCGCCCGCATGCTGGGCATGGGGAGTGTGGGGCTCATGGCGCGGGTGCACTGGCCCTTGCTGCGCCGCTCTACCGCTGCCGCCGCGCTGCTGGTGTTTGTGGACGTGATGAAAGAGCTGCCTGCCACCATGGTGCTGCGCCCCTTCAACAGCGACACCCTGGCCGTGGTGGCCTACCAGCTGGCGCGCGACGAGCGCCTGGGTGAGGCCGCATTGCCTTCATTGGCGCTGGTGGCCGTGGGGCTGGTGCCGGTGATCTTGCTGAGCCGTACGCTGCGCAGCAAGGGGTGA
- a CDS encoding TonB-dependent siderophore receptor, whose amino-acid sequence MGSGATANGKLHLDTPVDTGSRLGLTARENPASVTVVDRSTIDARGAQNTQEILRAIPGVVAHNAPGSMAAHYRGFTANSVAQLYNGINPQYGSATRAVDSWIYDRVEAIGGASSFLYGSGGVGGSINYITKTAERSDFAEGQVRLGSYGLKEVSVGLNRRIAGGEQSASPAHYARIDINHRDAGSWTHGTQTQATQLATSLLSDLGGGLTHTLAYEYQKDHVDRPYWGTPVLNPAVGALAIDPATRFQNYNSADGMYEHRVQWLRSVAQWRVSDALQLKNTLYAYDALRDYRNVEIYTFNATNTAVTRTSPYLQRHDQQLVGNRLEGNYQGQLAGHKSDWAFGLDVSVNKQTRFPLGPSVTVGTVNPYHFSTENFFDIPGMSPLWSPDKDNKITNTALYLENRTAVVPGVNLVTALRHERIALDLVNRRAVTATAPATFSRSYHPTTGRLGVVWDIAPGANLYAQASNAADPPSGSLASASFADVRNNSELTTGRQVEVGSKFDFWGGKGSATVAVFDIRRKNMASQDPSNPNLTVLVGEQSSKGVELSAGIRPTPQWQLQGNLSLIRARYENFVQGGVSRAGNVPQLVPQQVANLWASYAITPTVTASAGVRHVGKVYGNAANTKFWPSYTLLDLGLAWKINKTTTLTGRVRNATDRLYAEETRDQVYLGAPRTLDVTLHTAF is encoded by the coding sequence ATGGGCAGCGGCGCCACGGCCAACGGCAAGCTCCATCTGGACACCCCCGTGGACACCGGCAGCCGCTTGGGCCTGACAGCGCGAGAAAACCCGGCCTCCGTCACCGTGGTGGACCGATCCACCATCGATGCACGCGGCGCGCAGAACACGCAAGAGATCCTGCGGGCCATCCCTGGCGTGGTGGCGCACAACGCCCCGGGCTCCATGGCCGCGCACTACCGGGGGTTTACCGCCAACTCGGTGGCGCAGCTCTACAACGGCATCAACCCGCAGTACGGCAGCGCCACGCGCGCGGTCGACAGCTGGATCTATGACCGCGTCGAAGCCATCGGCGGCGCGTCCAGCTTCCTGTACGGCTCGGGCGGCGTAGGCGGCTCCATCAACTACATCACCAAGACGGCCGAGCGCAGCGACTTTGCCGAAGGGCAGGTGCGCCTGGGCTCGTACGGCCTGAAAGAGGTGTCCGTGGGGCTGAACCGCCGAATCGCAGGCGGCGAACAAAGCGCGAGCCCAGCGCACTATGCACGCATCGACATCAACCACCGCGACGCAGGCAGCTGGACCCACGGCACCCAAACCCAGGCCACGCAGCTGGCAACCTCGCTGCTGTCGGACCTGGGCGGCGGCCTCACCCACACCCTGGCCTACGAGTACCAGAAGGACCATGTGGACCGCCCCTACTGGGGCACGCCAGTGCTGAACCCCGCCGTGGGCGCGCTGGCCATTGACCCGGCCACGCGCTTTCAGAACTACAACAGCGCCGACGGCATGTACGAGCACCGCGTGCAGTGGCTGCGCTCGGTAGCGCAATGGCGCGTGTCCGACGCGCTGCAGCTCAAGAACACGCTGTATGCCTACGACGCGCTGCGCGACTACCGCAACGTGGAGATCTACACCTTCAACGCCACCAACACAGCCGTCACCCGCACATCGCCCTATCTGCAGCGCCACGACCAGCAGCTGGTGGGCAACCGCCTGGAAGGCAACTACCAAGGCCAGCTGGCGGGCCACAAAAGCGACTGGGCCTTTGGCCTGGACGTGAGCGTGAACAAACAGACGCGCTTCCCGCTCGGCCCCTCGGTCACGGTAGGAACGGTCAACCCCTACCACTTCTCCACCGAGAACTTCTTCGACATCCCGGGCATGTCGCCCTTGTGGAGCCCCGACAAGGACAACAAGATCACCAACACCGCGCTGTACCTGGAAAACCGCACGGCCGTGGTGCCCGGCGTGAACCTGGTCACCGCGTTGCGGCACGAGCGCATTGCACTGGACCTGGTGAACCGCCGCGCCGTGACGGCCACCGCACCCGCCACCTTTAGCCGCAGCTACCACCCCACCACCGGCCGCCTGGGTGTGGTGTGGGACATTGCCCCTGGCGCCAACCTGTACGCGCAGGCCTCCAACGCAGCCGACCCACCCTCGGGCTCGCTGGCATCGGCCTCGTTTGCCGATGTGCGCAACAACAGCGAGCTGACCACGGGCCGCCAGGTCGAGGTGGGCAGCAAGTTCGACTTCTGGGGTGGCAAGGGCAGCGCCACGGTGGCGGTGTTTGACATCCGGCGCAAGAACATGGCCTCGCAAGACCCGTCCAACCCGAACCTCACGGTGCTGGTGGGCGAGCAGTCATCCAAGGGGGTGGAACTGTCAGCGGGCATCCGCCCCACGCCGCAGTGGCAACTGCAGGGCAACCTGTCGCTGATCCGCGCGCGGTATGAGAACTTTGTGCAGGGCGGCGTCTCGCGCGCAGGCAACGTGCCGCAGCTGGTGCCACAGCAAGTGGCCAACCTGTGGGCGTCCTATGCCATCACACCCACCGTCACGGCGAGCGCAGGGGTACGCCATGTGGGCAAGGTGTATGGCAACGCAGCCAACACCAAGTTCTGGCCGTCGTACACGCTGCTGGACCTGGGGCTGGCCTGGAAGATCAACAAGACCACCACGCTCACGGGCCGCGTGCGCAATGCCACCGACCGCCTCTACGCAGAAGAGACACGCGACCAGGTCTACCTGGGCGCACCGCGCACGCTGGACGTGACGCTGCACACCGCGTTTTAA
- a CDS encoding LytTR family DNA-binding domain-containing protein yields the protein MNILIVDDEALARSRLRTLLSDCADTLRTTVAEASNTGEALGLLSPTGGRGFDVVLLDIHMPGQDGLCLAHAIQALPQPPAVVFVTAHADHAVSAFELDAVDYLTKPVRRERLQQALAKVQRLQRPATPAAISTVPEGETLVIQDRGRTERLALAEVLYFKAEQKYVTVRTATRSFIMDGSLSELETRYGTRFMRIHRNALVARRALRALEKHYDPEEGEGWAVRLQGSTEVLSVSRRQVAAVREELAR from the coding sequence ATGAACATACTGATCGTTGACGACGAAGCCCTGGCCCGAAGCCGCTTGCGCACGCTGCTGAGCGACTGCGCCGACACCCTGCGCACCACCGTGGCCGAGGCCAGCAACACAGGCGAAGCCCTGGGCCTGCTCAGCCCGACAGGGGGGCGCGGGTTTGACGTGGTGCTGCTGGACATCCACATGCCGGGGCAAGACGGCCTTTGCCTGGCCCACGCCATACAGGCCCTGCCGCAGCCGCCTGCCGTGGTGTTCGTCACCGCCCACGCCGACCATGCCGTGAGCGCCTTTGAGCTGGACGCAGTGGACTACCTCACCAAGCCCGTGCGCCGCGAACGCCTGCAGCAAGCACTGGCCAAGGTACAGCGCCTGCAGCGGCCTGCCACCCCGGCCGCCATCTCCACCGTGCCCGAGGGCGAGACCCTGGTCATCCAGGACCGGGGCCGTACCGAGCGCCTGGCGCTGGCCGAAGTGCTGTACTTCAAGGCCGAACAAAAGTACGTCACCGTGCGCACGGCCACCCGCAGCTTCATCATGGATGGCTCGCTGAGCGAGCTGGAGACACGCTACGGCACACGCTTCATGCGCATCCACCGCAACGCGCTGGTGGCCCGCCGCGCACTGCGCGCGCTGGAGAAGCACTACGACCCCGAAGAAGGCGAAGGCTGGGCCGTGCGCCTGCAAGGCTCCACAGAGGTGCTTTCGGTATCGCGCCGGCAAGTGGCGGCGGTGCGTGAGGAGCTCGCGCGATAA
- a CDS encoding PepSY domain-containing protein, with product MRHAKRWLYLVHRWLGVLLCSFFAMWFVSGLVMMYVGYPKLTHTERLEHLPPLRGVPVALEPTQALQAAALAGPLQELRLAVASGGRAVYLATPAAPDEGAQGKRPRNTAPVVIDANTGAVLREVSAEHAMASAQAFAKASAGGAMPRHLGQIDEDAFTHSRALDMHRPLHVLALPDEAGTWLYVSGTTGEVVRDAPRTERLWNYVGTWVHWLYPLRGNAFNAYWADIVNWLSIAGTVLALTGTVVGVLRWRFAGPRYKSGARSPYPGAMLRWHHTVGLLFALVTITWIFSGLMSMNPWKVFDSGAPALRTGGMQGGPLQISTATNTPLASVQALLANATPNTRELRWVRTAGHTLVQAWGPTSAPTVLNAATAQRYTLEPEALAAAAARLLDAPVQRIETLTDYDLHYYDRAAHTMTGGTDKPLPVLRVVFADAHATWVHMDPHTGAVLGRTDSHRRTNRWLFGMLHSWDWLPLLERRPLWDAVMIVLCLGGAALSLTGVVVGWRRLGHKLRAWSPPREVPGNSLLIKRVSSGYTAAESPMRPSARASGPPSQAPGFTHQRKTR from the coding sequence ATGCGGCACGCCAAACGCTGGCTCTATCTGGTTCACCGCTGGCTGGGGGTGCTGCTGTGCAGCTTCTTTGCCATGTGGTTCGTCTCCGGCTTGGTGATGATGTACGTGGGCTACCCCAAGCTCACGCACACCGAGCGCCTGGAACACCTGCCGCCCTTGCGTGGCGTGCCTGTGGCGCTGGAGCCCACTCAGGCGCTGCAAGCGGCCGCTTTGGCAGGCCCGTTGCAGGAGTTGCGCCTGGCCGTGGCCAGCGGCGGGCGGGCGGTGTACCTGGCCACGCCAGCAGCACCCGACGAGGGCGCGCAAGGCAAACGCCCCCGCAATACAGCCCCGGTGGTCATCGATGCCAACACCGGCGCCGTGCTGCGCGAGGTATCAGCCGAGCACGCCATGGCTTCGGCCCAAGCCTTTGCTAAGGCCAGTGCAGGCGGGGCCATGCCACGCCATTTGGGGCAGATAGACGAGGACGCCTTCACCCACTCACGGGCGCTGGACATGCACCGCCCTCTGCATGTGCTGGCCTTGCCCGATGAGGCAGGCACCTGGCTCTACGTGTCAGGCACCACGGGCGAGGTGGTGCGCGATGCCCCACGCACCGAACGGCTCTGGAACTACGTTGGCACCTGGGTCCATTGGCTCTACCCCCTGCGCGGCAACGCCTTCAACGCCTACTGGGCCGACATCGTGAACTGGCTGTCCATCGCCGGCACGGTACTGGCCCTCACCGGCACGGTGGTTGGCGTGCTGCGCTGGCGCTTTGCAGGCCCGCGCTACAAAAGCGGGGCCCGCTCGCCCTACCCCGGTGCCATGCTGCGCTGGCACCACACGGTGGGCCTGCTGTTTGCGCTGGTGACCATCACCTGGATCTTCAGCGGCCTCATGTCCATGAACCCCTGGAAGGTGTTTGACAGCGGCGCCCCCGCCTTGCGCACTGGGGGCATGCAGGGTGGACCGCTGCAGATCAGCACTGCGACAAACACGCCGCTGGCTTCGGTGCAGGCCCTGCTGGCCAACGCCACCCCGAATACCCGTGAACTGCGCTGGGTGCGCACCGCAGGCCACACCCTGGTGCAGGCCTGGGGCCCCACCAGTGCGCCCACTGTGCTGAATGCCGCCACCGCACAGCGCTACACCCTGGAGCCCGAAGCCCTGGCCGCCGCCGCTGCGCGCCTGCTGGATGCACCGGTACAACGCATCGAAACCCTGACCGACTACGACCTGCATTACTACGACCGCGCCGCCCACACCATGACCGGCGGCACCGACAAGCCCCTGCCGGTGCTGCGCGTGGTGTTTGCCGATGCGCATGCCACCTGGGTGCACATGGACCCCCACACCGGCGCCGTGCTGGGCCGCACCGACAGCCACCGGCGCACCAACCGCTGGCTGTTTGGCATGCTGCACAGTTGGGACTGGCTGCCCTTGCTGGAGCGCCGCCCCCTGTGGGATGCTGTGATGATCGTGCTGTGCCTGGGCGGCGCAGCCCTGAGCCTGACTGGCGTGGTGGTGGGCTGGCGGCGGCTGGGACACAAGCTGCGTGCGTGGAGCCCCCCACGGGAAGTACCGGGGAATTCTCTGCTTATCAAACGTGTTTCAAGTGGTTACACTGCGGCCGAATCGCCCATGCGCCCCAGTGCAAGGGCGTCCGGTCCCCCGTCCCAAGCCCCTGGCTTCACCCATCAGAGAAAAACACGATGA
- a CDS encoding sensor histidine kinase, with product MQNTQILSTPPPAPAQAPSFGPAQPSAQGGKAPAGRALVFDACQLGVVLRAVLFVEAVVGVGTMFGAETFYQWLANVALITGGALPATLAWLGTACSMKTMLQRLGTAHQYTAGVLLGALAGAYACAMLKLAGVAPGTSPWLASAASGALLAAMLVAALVLRARGRTPAATTARLTELQSRIRPHFLFNTLNSAIALVREEPAKAESLLEDLSDLFRHALVEQGESVTLAEEITLAKRYLAIEEVRFGHRLQVQWNLDPRTDAARLPPLLLQPLVENAVKHGVELSPRGGKLRVLTELRGSRVVVRITNTLPPSHIKTEGMSRGHGIALANVRARLALLHDVQGEFTAGVQDGLYQVRITLPVEGTMRRALKAEQALAERKAQRKPRRPAPRPTSKSPAP from the coding sequence ATGCAAAACACCCAAATTTTATCGACCCCGCCCCCCGCTCCGGCACAAGCGCCCTCTTTTGGGCCTGCGCAGCCGTCTGCGCAAGGGGGCAAAGCACCTGCGGGACGGGCTTTGGTGTTTGACGCCTGCCAGCTGGGCGTGGTGCTGCGCGCCGTGCTGTTTGTGGAAGCCGTAGTGGGTGTGGGCACCATGTTCGGGGCCGAGACCTTTTACCAGTGGCTGGCCAATGTGGCCCTGATCACTGGAGGTGCCCTGCCCGCCACGCTGGCCTGGCTGGGCACGGCCTGCAGCATGAAAACGATGCTGCAGCGCCTGGGCACCGCCCACCAGTACACCGCGGGGGTGTTGCTGGGGGCGCTGGCAGGGGCCTATGCCTGCGCCATGCTCAAGCTGGCTGGGGTGGCCCCAGGCACCTCGCCCTGGCTAGCGAGCGCGGCCTCTGGGGCACTGCTGGCGGCCATGCTGGTGGCAGCGCTGGTGCTGCGCGCACGGGGCCGCACACCCGCAGCCACCACAGCGCGCCTCACGGAGCTGCAGTCGCGCATTCGCCCGCATTTTTTGTTCAACACCCTCAACAGCGCCATTGCCCTGGTACGCGAAGAGCCCGCCAAGGCCGAGTCGCTGCTGGAGGACCTGAGCGACCTGTTCCGGCACGCCCTTGTCGAACAGGGCGAATCGGTCACGCTGGCCGAAGAAATCACCCTGGCCAAGCGCTACCTGGCCATTGAAGAAGTGCGCTTTGGCCACCGACTGCAAGTGCAATGGAACCTGGACCCACGCACTGATGCCGCTCGACTGCCACCACTGCTGCTGCAGCCGCTGGTGGAAAACGCGGTCAAGCACGGGGTCGAGCTGAGCCCGCGCGGCGGCAAGCTGCGGGTGCTGACCGAACTGCGCGGCAGCCGCGTGGTGGTGCGCATCACCAACACTTTGCCGCCGTCGCACATCAAGACAGAAGGAATGTCGCGCGGCCACGGCATTGCGCTGGCCAATGTGCGCGCCCGCCTGGCGCTGCTGCACGATGTGCAGGGCGAATTCACCGCCGGGGTGCAGGATGGCCTCTACCAAGTGCGCATCACTCTGCCCGTAGAAGGCACCATGCGCCGCGCCCTGAAAGCCGAGCAAGCCCTGGCCGAACGCAAGGCGCAGCGCAAACCGCGCCGCCCCGCCCCCAGGCCCACCTCCAAAAGCCCTGCGCCATGA
- the argH gene encoding argininosuccinate lyase → MSSSQANNAASAPSHNQLDTKAQAWSALFSEPMSDLVKRYTSSVFFDKRLWQADIAGSLAHAEMLAAQGIIGAEDYASIQRGMAQITSEIESGAFEWKLDLEDVHLNIEARLTQLVGDAGKRLHTGRSRNDQVATDVRLWLRGEIDLIGDLLKELQVSLVDVAEQNVEVILPGFTHLQVAQPVSFGHHMLAYVEMFKRDAERMADVRRRTNVLPLGSAALAGTTYPLDRERVAKTLGMVDANGSPMVCQNSLDAVSDRDFAIEFTAAASLCMVHVSRLSEELIIWMSQNFGFIKIADRFTTGSSIMPQKKNPDVPELARGKTGRVVGHLMGLITLMKGQPLAYNKDNQEDKEPLFDTVDTLKDTLRIFAEMVGGQLNPATGKKEGGITVNAPAMEQAALKGYATATDLADYLVKKGLPFRDAHETVAHAVKAATSHNCDLSELPLNVLQGFHPQIEKDVYECLSLRGSLNARNTLGGTAPAQVRAQLARHRARLA, encoded by the coding sequence ATGTCCTCCAGCCAAGCCAACAACGCCGCGTCTGCGCCATCCCACAACCAGCTTGACACCAAGGCCCAGGCCTGGTCTGCGTTGTTTTCCGAGCCCATGAGCGACCTGGTCAAGCGCTATACCTCCAGCGTTTTCTTTGACAAGCGCCTGTGGCAGGCCGACATTGCAGGCAGCCTGGCGCATGCCGAAATGCTGGCGGCGCAGGGCATCATCGGTGCCGAAGACTACGCCTCCATCCAGCGCGGCATGGCCCAGATCACGTCGGAAATCGAGTCCGGCGCCTTCGAGTGGAAGCTGGACCTGGAAGACGTGCACCTGAACATTGAAGCCCGCCTGACCCAGCTGGTGGGCGACGCAGGCAAGCGCCTGCACACCGGCCGCAGCCGCAACGACCAGGTGGCCACGGACGTGCGCCTGTGGCTGCGCGGCGAGATTGATTTGATTGGCGACCTGCTCAAAGAGCTGCAGGTGTCGCTGGTCGATGTGGCCGAACAAAACGTGGAGGTGATCCTGCCCGGCTTCACCCACCTGCAGGTGGCCCAGCCCGTGAGCTTTGGCCACCACATGCTCGCCTATGTGGAAATGTTCAAGCGCGACGCCGAGCGCATGGCCGACGTGCGCCGCCGCACCAACGTGCTGCCGCTGGGCAGCGCAGCGCTGGCCGGCACCACCTACCCGCTGGACCGCGAGCGCGTGGCCAAGACGCTGGGCATGGTGGATGCGAACGGGTCTCCCATGGTGTGTCAGAACAGCCTGGACGCCGTGAGCGACCGCGACTTCGCCATCGAATTCACCGCCGCCGCCAGCCTGTGCATGGTGCACGTGAGCCGCCTGTCGGAAGAACTCATCATCTGGATGAGCCAGAACTTCGGCTTCATCAAGATCGCCGACCGCTTCACCACCGGCTCGTCGATCATGCCCCAGAAGAAGAACCCCGACGTGCCCGAACTCGCACGCGGCAAGACCGGCCGCGTGGTCGGTCACCTGATGGGCCTGATCACGCTGATGAAGGGCCAGCCCCTGGCCTACAACAAGGACAACCAGGAAGACAAAGAGCCGCTGTTCGACACCGTGGACACGCTCAAGGACACGCTGCGCATCTTTGCCGAAATGGTGGGCGGCCAGCTGAACCCTGCCACCGGCAAGAAGGAAGGCGGCATCACCGTGAATGCGCCCGCGATGGAGCAGGCCGCGCTCAAGGGCTACGCCACGGCGACCGACCTGGCCGACTACCTGGTGAAGAAGGGCCTGCCCTTCCGCGACGCGCACGAAACCGTGGCCCATGCCGTGAAGGCCGCCACCTCGCACAACTGCGATTTGTCCGAGCTGCCCCTGAACGTGCTGCAGGGCTTTCACCCGCAGATCGAAAAGGACGTGTATGAGTGCCTGAGCCTGCGCGGCTCGCTCAACGCCCGCAACACGCTGGGTGGTACGGCCCCGGCCCAGGTGCGTGCCCAACTGGCCCGCCACCGCGCACGTTTGGCTTGA
- a CDS encoding ABC transporter ATP-binding protein: MFLEVSQLDVRYAGRAQAAVQGVSLGLHAGDIGVLIGPSGCGKTTLLRAVAGLEPVSGGEIRLTKEVVGSATRSVPPEQRRIGMVFQDYALFPHLSVGRNVAFGIHQLPRAQQAARVAEVLELVGLAGSENRYPHELSGGQQQRVALARALAPRPQLMLLDEPFSNLDVDLRERLAHEVRGILKAAGATALFVTHDQFEAFAIGDVIGVMHEGHLHQWDDAYTLYHRPATRFVADFIGHGVFAPATLVQRGSNVVAQTPLGDLTDLAECPLPSSYPGGECDVLLRADDIVHDDQAPVQAQIVRKAFRGSEFLYTLQLGSGLQVMAHVPSHHDHAVGEWIGIKAQVDHVVTFARG, from the coding sequence ATGTTTTTAGAGGTCTCCCAACTCGATGTGCGCTATGCGGGCCGCGCACAGGCGGCTGTCCAAGGCGTCTCGCTGGGCCTGCATGCGGGCGATATTGGCGTGCTGATTGGCCCCTCCGGCTGCGGCAAAACCACGCTGCTGCGCGCTGTGGCCGGGCTGGAACCCGTCTCGGGCGGCGAGATCCGGCTGACCAAGGAAGTGGTGGGCAGCGCCACGCGCAGCGTGCCGCCCGAACAGCGCCGCATTGGCATGGTGTTCCAGGACTACGCACTGTTCCCCCACCTCTCGGTGGGCCGCAATGTGGCCTTTGGCATCCACCAATTGCCGCGTGCCCAGCAAGCGGCGCGCGTGGCCGAGGTGCTGGAGCTGGTGGGCTTGGCAGGCAGCGAAAACCGCTACCCCCACGAGCTATCGGGCGGCCAGCAACAGCGTGTGGCCCTGGCCCGGGCGCTGGCGCCCCGCCCCCAGCTCATGCTGCTGGACGAGCCTTTCTCCAACCTCGACGTAGACCTGCGCGAGCGCCTGGCGCACGAGGTGCGCGGCATCCTCAAGGCGGCCGGGGCCACCGCGCTGTTCGTCACCCACGACCAGTTCGAGGCCTTTGCCATTGGCGATGTGATTGGCGTGATGCACGAAGGCCACCTGCACCAGTGGGACGACGCCTACACCCTGTACCACCGCCCGGCCACCCGCTTTGTGGCCGACTTCATTGGCCACGGTGTGTTTGCCCCGGCCACGCTGGTGCAGCGCGGCAGCAATGTGGTGGCCCAAACCCCCCTGGGTGATTTGACCGACCTGGCCGAATGCCCCCTGCCCAGCAGCTACCCCGGCGGAGAGTGCGACGTGCTGCTGCGCGCCGACGACATCGTGCACGACGACCAGGCCCCCGTGCAGGCGCAAATCGTGCGCAAGGCGTTCCGAGGCTCGGAGTTTTTGTACACCCTGCAACTGGGCAGCGGCCTGCAGGTGATGGCCCATGTGCCCAGCCACCACGACCACGCCGTGGGCGAGTGGATCGGCATCAAGGCGCAGGTGGACCACGTGGTGACGTTTGCGCGCGGGTAA